The Pseudophryne corroboree isolate aPseCor3 chromosome 2, aPseCor3.hap2, whole genome shotgun sequence genome has a segment encoding these proteins:
- the LOC135050498 gene encoding uncharacterized protein LOC135050498, with protein sequence ITETWITPYDTASPASLSAGGLTFSHTPRPGGRHGGGVGILLPSSYTYQLIPPEPSLTFSTFEVHAIRLYQPTNLRVAVIYRPPGISSKFLDNFASWLPHFLSSDIPTIILGDFNIPIDNPTKPPASKLLNLTSSLGLSQWTSSPSHVNGSSLDLVFTHRCVISDFSNSPFPLSDHHLLSFNLSISAPPSLPPKATITKRSAGIDPVGKTSRQSPT encoded by the coding sequence attactgaaacctggattacaccctatgacaccgcttctcctgcttctctctcggctgggggccttacattctcacacacaccccgacctgggggtcgtcatgggggtggtgttgggatccttttaccctcaagctacacataccaacttatacctccagaaccatctcttacattctctacatttgaggtccatgcaattcgcctctaccaacccactaatcttcgagttgctgtcatttaccgtccacctggcatttcctctaaattccttgacaactttgcttcctggctacctcacttcctctcttctgacattcccaccattatcctaggtgatttcaacatccctatcgataaccccacaaaaccacctgcctctaaactccttaacctcacatcttcacttggtctctcccagtggaccagctcaccctcccatgtgaacgggagctcactggatctggttttcactcaccgctgtgttatttctgatttctccaattccccttttcccctctctgaccaccacttgctctcattcaacttatctatctctgctcccccatctctccctcctaaggctaccatcactaagcg